In Malania oleifera isolate guangnan ecotype guangnan chromosome 8, ASM2987363v1, whole genome shotgun sequence, a single window of DNA contains:
- the LOC131162651 gene encoding uncharacterized protein LOC131162651, giving the protein MATNTTGIDIFDDPSHVFYLSNSNNPGIVLILNLLTETNYNTWSQSMVGFIDGTISKPSNTSSSEYRQWNRCNNMVKARLLNSLSNEIYASVLFRDFARDIWINLKEHFSQVNGPSMYHIEQEIHNLVQGNTSMATYFTRLKLLWDELSSL; this is encoded by the coding sequence ATGGCTACTAATACTACAGGCATCGACATTTTTGATGATCCAAGTCATGTTTTTTATCTCAGTAATTCTAACAATCCTGGCATCGTCCTTATTTTGAATCTTTTGACTGAAACCAACTACAATACATGGAGCCAATCCATGGTTGGCTTCATTGATGGTACCATATCCAAACCCTCTAATACTTCTTCTTCTGAGTATCGACAATGGAATCGTTGCAATAATATGGTAAAAGCAAGGCTTCTCAACTCTCTTTCAAATGAAATTTATGCTAGTGTTCTCTTTCGTGATTTTGCTCGAGATATCTGGATAAATTTGAAGGAGCATTTTTCTCAAGTTAATGGTCCTAGCATGTATCATATTGAGCAAGAAATCCATAATCTTGTTCAAGGTAATACGTCTATGGCCACCTATTTTACAAGGCTGAAATTGCTATGGGATGAGCTATCTTCTCTTTAG